TCCACCGCCGGTGAGAAGGCTCGCCGGTTTGAGGTATACAGGAGCAACATGAGGTTCATAGAGGCCGTAAATGCCGAGGCGGCCACCTCTGGGCTCACGTACGAGCTTGGGGAGGGCCCCTTCACCGACCTTACAAATGAAGAGTTCATGGAGCTATACACCGGGCAGATTTTGGAGGATGACCAATCGGAAGATGGTGACGACGACGAGCAGATTATCACCACCCATGCTGGGTCTATCGATGGCTTGGGCACACATAAGGGTGCCACCGTGTACGCCAACTTCTCGGCCAGCGCGCCAAGGAGCATCGACTGGAGGAAGAGAGGCGTCGTCACCCCGGTTAAAAACCAAAAGCAATGTGGTACACATAACATCTCTTGTTCATATTTTTCtccacttatatatatatatatatatatatatatatatatatatatatatatattaaccaCAACTTATTAACAAAGTAACAAACAGTACCAGAATCTTAGTTGGTTAATATGTATCTCTCTCTTTTATATGCGCAGAAAGCATAATGATTAAGTTAAGAATTGGTATGGAACTGCAGGATCTTGCTGGGCATTCCCCACCGTCGCTACAATTGAAGGAATACACAAGATCAAGAGAGGGACTCTGGTGTCTCTGTCGGAGCAACAGCTGATAGATTGCGACTACCTTGATAATGGTTGCAAAGGTGGCCTGGTGACCAGAGCTTTCCAGTGGATCAAAAAGAATGGAGGGATCACCAGCACATCTTCCTACAAATACAAGGCCGTCAGAGGTCGGTGCTTGAGGAACCGTAAACCGGCGGCAAAGATCGTTGGCTTCAGGAAAGTCAAGAGCAATAGCGAGGTGTCGCTGATGAACGCTGTGGCAAACCAACCTGTGGCAGTTTCCATCTCGTCACATAGCAGTCACTTCCACCACTACAAGGGAGGAATCTACAACGGGCCATGTAGTACAACTAAACTGAACCATGCCGTCACCGTTGTAGGTTAtgggcaacaacaacaaaatgggGCTGACTCAGTACATGCGTCCGCCCCTGGAGCCAAGTATTGGATCGTGAAGAACTCGTGGGGGACAACATGGGGCGACAAAGGCTACATACTAATGAAGAGGGGAACAAAGCATTCATCAGGGCAGTGTGGCATTGCAACACGCCCAGTCTTTCCTCTTATGAAAGGTGGTAGATCGACTGATTAAAGCTCACTTGCTTTAAATCTAGAATTCCAGATCCATCCATTTTAATTTGTCAAAGTTTGTAATATTGGCCAGCACGTGCACTGTGCCTACGTATGTTGCATGCGCTACTATAGGTCTACGTATGTAATCCATCTTGAAAATAAGGATCTGTACGAAGTTCTAAGTTTCGGTTGATTTGGTATGAGGTCAAGGTTCTAACTTATAGCTAGAGCCATCATGTACAGCACATGTTATGTGCTTAGTGCATCTACTTACTTTAATCACTCTATATAAAATGGAATTTGTTGGGGGTCAAGAAAATGATAAATCAGTACTCACAGGGACAAAGTATTTACAAATCATGAGCCAAAACAATGAATCACAAAACTATGAAGATAATCAATTAAAAATTCATAAGAAATAAGCTACCCTCGTGAACATGGTCATgtagaagaaaaaaaagacaaTCTTTTTATAGTTGAAAAGCTATGCAATAATGTATATCTCTCCGTGTAACACCTGTGGAGCCTCCCCTCCATAAACTACTTGACCGTAAATTCAGGATTTCCCCTCCTTGCCCTCCAATAATTGGCCTGGTAAAAATAATTGACGTGGTCCATGCCGTAGCCCCCTCTGTAAACTACTTGCCAGGACTTCAGGATTTCCGCTCCTTGCCATCCAATAATTCGTCTGGTCCATGTCGTAGTCCCCTTCGTAAAATTCTTGCCCGCAAATTCAGGTTTTTTGCTCCTTGCCCTCCAATAATTGGTCTAGTCCATGTCGTTAATGTCGTGGGAGATGGCTCTATGGGTGTTACATGGAGCGATATACAATTATTGAAAAATTGATGGCTTCAACTACCAATGCTGCGGATGGATGAGAACGAGAGTGAGTGGTGGCTGGAACTAGTAGTAGAGGGACGCGCTTTGCGGTGAGGCCGCCATCGTGTGGGGTGGGAGATCAAGCGGGGTACGGGTTGCTTGGGGTCGACGCAGATTGGACCGAGAGATTGAAAAATGGAGAAGTGGGGTGATGGCGTCATGGGAAAAACTCGGATTATATGGACCAAAAAAATTCAGAGACTCGGAAAGTTTATGCGGTAAAGAAAATATATTGGGAGTGcaaaatctgattaggagaaagtaATTTTTTGGCACCAGTCAACCACGTATGAATAAATATTACCGTATTTGTTTCTATAAAAAGGATAAATATTATTTTGGGGCTATTTATTTTTGTTGGATCAAATTGCATTCACACCCAATGTAATATTCACATAGTTTAACAAAAAATATAAAGCTTGTGCAGTCGTAGATCAAAGGGGGCAGAGTGCGACTCAGAAAAATGAGGTTCGTGTCCTCGACCTGTGAACGTGAAGCAGAAGTAACATTGAAAAGGAACTCATAGGCCAAAGAGGCAACATGAATGTAGGCCTTCGAGCCATTCACACCATCGGATACGACACATAGAGATGGAAAGGCTCTACCAACAATGAGCCATCGTTAAACTCTTAACTCTTGCATATCTGCGAGCTAGAACCGAGTCCCTCTTTCATTTTTCCGAGGAGTTTCATACATTCGGGGATAGTTAAAAAAATTTGTGTCGAGATGTGCTGGATCTGTCGGATGCCTACCAGATCTAAATTTAGGACGAATGTAGAGGCAAACATTTATGAGAGGGCGGATAAATTAATATGAGAAGGTGAACATTGAAGGACTGGGCAGATAGGTGAGGTATATCTAGATCAGTATTTCTCAATTCTCATTTAAGAGGGGAGAGATTGCTTGGGTGAAGGGGGAGGAGCAAGGGGAAGATAAGAATGGATGAGTGGGCTACCAGAAAAGTAACACACACTTATTGCAAGATAGCTAGTCCCTTTTTTTCTTTACCTTGTATATATATGCCAGATTAACTTACAGTCGGTAATTACCAAAGTAGCAGACACATTGCTATGTTTGAAAGAGGAGTAAAAAAATGTGACTTATAGGAACAAAACTAGGGAAAAAATGGGTGTTGTATAAAACTCTGGAACATCAAACACAGAACACACACTTTGCTGTTCAAATGCTATTCCATTGGGATGAGCAGAGGCTTACCAAAACTAGGATCAGCGGTAAGACAAACAAATGATGCAAGTGTGTGTATGCTCATACACCGAAAAAAGGAGAATGCACCAGCCAAGAATCAAACCCGGGTCTGTATCGTGGCAGGGTACTATTTTCTCGAAACAGGCTTTTgccccgctttgtattacaaagcaaccactTCTGGTACATCGAACGATAGATGCTGGGGCGAAAACAACACATGCACGCCCAAAAGAAACATAAAAGAAAGAGTAAAAGAAACAAATGCCAACACCGGCGGATCATCGAAAACGGAGAAGCCCCACGACCGTTGCGCACACCTAAAAACACCCACCAAgctcaacacctccaagaagggatGCGACGATGACGCCGCTGCTGCTAAGGGATTCCCCCGATACGCAGCGAGGGGAAAGGAAGGGTAGCCCCAACGCCCTACAGGAAGGTCTGGCGACATTCGCAGGCGCCACCGCGACGGTGTCGACCAGGCCGACTGGGATTTCTCCCGATCCCAACCTCCACCTCAGGCGCATCGGAGCCCGTCACCAAACCGACCACCACCCCGTGCCTACACAGACTTGAAGCTTCCACGCCGGCTCACCACAACAACGTAAGGAGGGGTCTATACGACGAGGAAGAGGAGCCGGGgctaagggcatcatcaccaacgGCACGCGGGAGGGCACGACCTCCACCGTCGATGACGGTAACCGACCGAACGCGATAGCGGGAGCAAACCAGGCCCATAAAGCTCCCACCGTCGTGCTGCAGAAAGCACGCCGTCTGCGACGCCGCCCCCGTCCAAGCCGCTCCTCGACACCTTCGCACAGGGAGCATCCTGGCCGCTGCAACACGATCAGTCCGCCCTGCCGCCAAATGGAAGCACCACCACCACtcgcgccgccggccacctccaccAAGGCGCCGGACCGTCATTGTCCTTGCTGCACCCCCGCCGCACGCCCGCTACGGAAGGGACCAACCACAACCGCCGAGAGTCCAAAGCTGGACCCAACCCCCACCCACGTCGTCACCGCCAACCGCCTGGCCTGGGTGAACATCCCACAGTAGGGGGTATCCACGCCTGCATCCCCAGACAATCATCGTTGACTGTGAGGAGCACGGCCTAGTAGTTGCAGACGACCACCACCGAGCAAGCCCCGGCATGGTCCACAACCAGCCCGAGACAAACTTACATGCCGCCACACCCATAGTCAGCGCCGTCGACCTGTCCACGGCATAGCAGCAACAGGGGTGCCCACTCGGACCGACGACACGAAGGAGCAACAAGAAGTGGCACTAACGCGGTGACAAGCACCACCGCGGACTAGGTCGGCCCACTGCCTGTACACCACCGACCGCCATCCTCTGCCACGGACCAGATCCGCACTGCCACCTATAGTCCCGGATCGACCGCTGCCGAACGAGGCAGTAGCCCCGCCCCACCACCGACCAGGAAGTCCCGAGGAGCACCACCGCGACGGGCGCACGCTGCCTCGCCGGATCTGCACTGGCCACACGCCCCCGTCGCCCCCTGGCCCTGCGCCGTCCGCCACGTCCCGCACCAGATCTGGCCGGGAAGAGGCCAACCCGCCACCACCGAGGCCCTAGCAGCCCACCACGCGCCGACTGGAGCCGTCGTCGTCACCGGGGCGCCCGCCGCAGCCGCGCAGCCGCCGGCGGCCCGAACCCGCGCCAACCCCGCCAGCAGCCGAGGCCATCGACGACAGCAGGCAGCCCACCGGAGGAGCCTCAGGTCCAGATTTGAATCGAGGGCACCCCCGCGTCCCTGCGCAGACGCGCCCCACCTGACCCGCGGCCTTCCGCGCCACCGCCCACGGAGCCGCGACGCCCGCACCGCCGCGCCACGCCGCCCCGCCTAGCTGCGTGCCTCCACCCGAAGTGGCTGTCCCGCGACAGCACCCGCCGAGAGGAAGGGATGTGATGCCCCGCCGCCATCGACGCCGGCCGGGCTTTACCCGGTGGCAGGAGCCGGTGGCGGCGGGGGAgggaaaggggaggaggaggggtggggacgGCGGGGTGCGCTATCGCCCGCCGCTCGCCGGAGCGGGCAGGGCCTCCTATCGCGCGGTGGTGTTATTGGGGCTGGGGAAGTTCGGGGGTTTGGATCACTCGGGTCGCAGGGTACTATTTTATCACTAGACCATTGGTGCCCGTGACATTCGCAAATTTGAGGGGCATGTCTCTTTGATTCTATAAGCCCGACACAGTAAGAGAATCCCTAGCTGAATATTGGTTACTTTGCAGAAGTGGATGCAGTATGACACCTATCGGATGAAGGCGCCGAATCGGACTTGACGACAAGCCAAGCCTAGCATGTGATCCATGGACAGGTAGGTGTTGTATAAAAGCTTGTGCTGTGAAGCAAAATCTTTCAACGATGGTGCTCCTGGAACAGGTGTAGATATATGTATGGATCAGATGAAAGGAATCTTTTCGATCAGCAGATATCTAGCAGATTTGGCTAAGAGAAGATTTCTAGCGGAAGCACCCCTTGAACACAAACTAGGTTGGAAGTGTACACACCGTCATGTCCGTAGTGGCCTTATTCGTTTCCAGCTGCGGCCTGAGTTGTTCTTCTCTGTTCTATAGAATCCTCGTTTGTCCTCAAAGATAGTACTGGACAGTGGAGATCTCTGGGATATTATTTCCacttgcttttgttggagaagtgAGCAGGCCTACTCCCAGTTCAATGATCTCCAACTCTTGGCCAATTCAGTAATTCTGTACTGATGATGACAGAGCAAGATCTCTGGACATATCAACTGAATTTTATTCACCTGGATACTTTCCTACTCGCAGGCATATATAATTCTGTACTATTCTTGTAGTAATGAAACCCCTCCTGTGAAATGAAAATCAAAAAAGGAAATCTcgctgtgaaggaagtaccaactTTTTTTTCCTGGCCACCACTGAGAGACTGACTGAATACAAGAGCAATCTTACTCATGTGTCATGTGTGGTCTTCGGACAGTTGAAACAGGAGTTCACCTCTGTTTCAATTGACAGTTTGCAAAGTCATCCTACTAAGTGAAACAAGGGTTCACCTCTGTTTGTGATATCCTCCATTCATGGATTTCACTCTGAACCTGAAGCTGCCTAGGGTAGTTAGCACTAACTGAATCTACTTTTGCAGATGATGTAGAGACCACACTACCAAAAGGAATTCGGGGAAAGGAAAAAAATGGTAGCTAACACTAACTGAATCAAATTTGCAGATAATGTACAGATCACATTGCGCCAAAAGGAATTCGGGGAAAGGAAAAAAATGGTAGCTAACACTAACTGAATCAAATTTGCAGATAATGTACAGATCACATTGCGAAAAGGAGCTGGGAAAAAATGCAAAAAGTTATGTTTTTATCTGTCAGACAACCTCTAGGCCACCCTGTAGAGACAGAAGCCAATCTAAGAACGATCCTCTACAGCCATCGGATAACACCCATCAGGTGAATCCTGACCGTTAATCAAGCTCTGGTCTAGAGATCAGAATGCATCAACCAAACTGAAGTGCTTGCCTCCTTATTGGTAAAGGATGCAGCGGTACGAGCCTATAGAACAGATCCTGTTCAAGTAAGGTCGTGCTGTAATCAGCAGCGCTTAGCCTTATAAACAACTTCTGATTCCTGTCAACTCGCGAGGTGGGACTAATTGAGTACAGCAGCGCCTCCTCAGGGCATGATTAGTGGCCATGTAGCAGTTGAGCCCCAGAAAGAATAGAGCGCAGCCCATCCCACCCGAAATGCtgcttctgttttgtttttttcttctccttgttgagTTAGATGTGGAGATTTTGAACCAGTTTAAATATCTAGCAAATGCTgcatgcccaataatttcaacgTATAATTTTTTAGCGATGACCACTATTTAAATTAAAGTAGCAAACTCTGTTATgttagaaagaagagaagaaaaaaaaatgcgACATACAAGAACAAAACTGGAGAGAAAAATGGGTTGAGGAAACAAAAACTCTGGAACATCACACACTGAGCATACACTTGTCTGTTGAAGTACTTCGGTTGCATTTACAGTATCTattatttgtttttctacttCATTTTGGCAATATGGGCATGCAAAAAATGCCATCCTGAAACCCACTTTTGCAACATGGTGGCAAGTTAGCAACAGTGAGGATGAGCAGTGACAAAACCAAAGACAGAATGAGCAGAAAGGGACGATGTACCTTAATTTCTGGAAGAAGAAAAAATGACATTGGTGCGGTTCTATAAATACAAAAATACAGAATTCACATAAGAAACAAAAATGGTATAGAGAAACAATCAGACCAAACTCTGTAGAACAACAGATTGGCGAATCACAATTGTTGCATGTTTCAGCTAGAACAAGGTTTAGTTTCTTTAATCAGCATCATCCGTTTTGTTGCCCGGACTGTTCTCCTTTGTGCTGGATGCTCATTAATCTACAATGATAGTGCTGGAGAATGCAGACCTCAGAAATTTGTTCTGGTTGCTCATCACAGAGCAagaaggggaatcctactaggagtaggattggaggaggactcctcctctcctcccacttcggccgggcCAAAGGGACAGCCCTAAGGCtggcggcctccctcctctcctcctacatATACGAAAGGTTTTGAGgatttttaagaaacaacaattagccacgtgctaccctctctctaaatctgtttctcctctagtctagttttcagcggtgcttaggcgaagccctgccggactagctccaccaccatcgccgtcacgccgtcgcgctgccggagaactcatctacctcttcgccccctcttgctggatcaagaaggagaagatcatcgtcgagctgtacgtgtgctgaatgcggaggtgccatccgttcggcgctagatcgggacggattgtgggacggcagcgatttggatcgtgaagacatttcactacatcaaccgcgtttcttaacgcttcccgcttagcgatctacaagggtatgtggatccaaacttcctctcgtagatgatcatcaccatgataggtcttcgtgcgtaggaaattttttgtttgccatgcaacgttccccaacatcgttCTCTTCCTTGCCTACTTCGACCATCGCCGCCGCGATCCTAAcctgccaccgccgccgctcTCCTTTGGTGCTGCTGCAGCTCGCTCACCCGAGCCGTACCGCCCGTCCTCCTCCTTAATCTTCGTCCAGCACTAGCTCATCGccagcgtcgtcgtcgtcttccccgaCCACTTCATCTACTCTGACCACTGCGGGAAACATCGCCCCCTGCCGATTGGCGCCGCAATCGTCGTCGAGTCCTTCTCTGCTAGCCTCCTTGATATGGCGTATAGGTTCTGTGCAGGTCCCCATCTCTGCATGCCCGGTGCTGATAACACCGACATGTGCCTTCGTCCGCGATGTGTTCCTAGGTGTGGCAAGCCTAGCGCGGCGCATCGCCAACATCGACTTCGTCCGTCTACGCATGCGCGGTGCTGGCAACATCGATGGGTGCCTTCGTCCATGATGTCAAAAAGGGCGTCAGCCTCCGCGTGCCTCTGCCGGATGAGCCGGCGGTTGGCTTCCAACACAGCCTCGTCCatggcctccgcctccgccttggCCATGCTCATGCCGGGAGCTCCCTCCTCATGGCCtccaacttctcctcctcctactgctcatcctcctcctcctcttcctctgtcTTCGGCGAGTCTGGAGGGAGACCCGCAGCGATGCGGGCGGCGCAGCGAGCCTGGATCTCATCCTCGATTTGAAGGTGCCGCTCCGGAGTGAGCTGCGCATAGGTGGTGACGAGCCGCCGGACCATACTGACGGAGAGGGAACCGCGATAGGAGGCGCACGGGCTCGGGTCGCGGCAGAGAGAAAGAGGAGGCGGATGAGCTAGGGTTGGGGCCGCCGGTCGGCTTGAATAGCCGGCCCCGACCTCGAGCGGGGAGCCAGAGTGACGCCACACGGCGTTCACACTGCGCCGACGGTCGAGGCGCCTGTCAGACCATCGGGTTTCCCGATGAGTCCGTGTGGGGCCAAGCCATCAGTCCAACGTGGCAGGCGTGTCCATATCCGCCTCATATTTGGGATGAAAATGGAAATGACCGGGTAGTGACCGGGCGGCCTGCCCGGTCTATTAAGGAGGGCTTGAGGGGTCTGGCTGTAGATGCTCTGAGCCTTCGCTCCCCTCGCCAGGAAGTTTTATCTTTTCATAATTACTAATTAAGAAATCCCATGGAAATTTCTTGAGGAAGGTTTTTATACGAGTAAAGCATGGCACTGGAAAGATGCTATTTAATTTATTAGTGCTGAAGTTAATTAATATATATTACTCACTCTGTCACGGTTTAAAAGACGTGCTTGGAAATTCTCTGGAACCTAGATGGTTGTTGATTGCCTTTGAAATGGgctgaaaaatagcattcacactacgcatgcatatataaTTATTACAatggagtactaattagctgctacgAGTAATTGCAACGCAtcctaaaccttgtctattgtggAATTGCGAGTAAATttaaccgtgccttctaaactgtTACGGAGGTAGTACCTAATGCGAAACTGAGCAGGCATCATTACAATATACAAATAGCGGAAAAGTTGTCTAAATAGCACTCCCTTCGTCtcggtgtataagtcatcttacgaaaCCAAATAATACCGAAAACTCTTAGGCGCGTTGCATTAACTTTCACCTTGTTTTTTTacatgaataaaggaatcaaccaataagagatgtggggcgtgtatgtttttaatgacttgagactaactagcacgacatgcagtggctagttcattgcatgcaatgatattaattaagaaattaatatttttttgtgtttttctctCCGTCTTGATCGCGGCGCACAATCtaagatgacttatacaccgaGACAGAGAAAGTACCTAATTTTTTTACTCACTCCGTCTCGGTGTATaggtcatcttaggttgtgcactATATATGACCAAGACGGagtgaaaacaaaaataaattaatgttaatttgctaattaatacTATTGTATGCAATGAACTGATAATTGCATGTCGTGCTAGTTTTTTTTGAGCGGGGAAAGCCAGACGGCTTTTATATTGCATTTTAAAACACAGTTACATCGTTAGCTAATGTATCAATGAGGAAGCTGGAAGGCTCCTCCATCCACTTTATAGTTCTAGTGGGTTCAGCAAACCTAGCTAGAGTGTGAGCTACTATGTTTGCTTCCCTTGGGCAGAAGACAAATTGTATCAGAGAAAAGTTCTTGGCGAGGAAGGAGCATTCTTCATATACTGCCGCCGCTGGACCTAGTGAATTACCGTCGAGTATCATGGTGTCAATCACATCCTGGCAATCAGACTCCACAATGATCTGCTGCACACCGACCTCACTGGCCAAGAGGAGTCCATCTCGCAACGCTCTCGCTTCCGCTGAAGTGGCATCTTCGGCAAAAGGTATATCACTGTAGGAGCCAGCGATGAACACCCATTTGTTTGATCGCAACACCGCACCGGTGCTACCTATCCCCGAATCTGCCGAGAAGCCGACATCCACGTTAAGCTTGTAAACACCATCAGGCGGCCGTTGCCATCCATGTCGGACCGCACCTGGGCTCCTCTTCCTTGCCCTTACGAAGTTCTTCACAAGTGCCGATATTgatgtgcagatcttggtggttcaGCTACATGTTCCCCGTGAGTAAAGCTCCTCCTTTCCCACCAGACATACCAGACCGTCGTCGCAATTAGTTCAGTACGGTCAACAtccaaaatatttgctttgatggTGCTCTTAGAGAGTAATAGTTCAGATAGGACCGCACTCCCGTCCTGCTCGAGATCACAAATTTGGTTCACCAGTTCCAGGAGACCTAGGACCCTCCATACTTCCTGTACTCTAGGGCACTGGAAAAAAGCATGCTTAATACTTTCACAATCCATTGAGCAAAGCGGGCATTGAGAGCTGGTCATGATGTGTTGATTTGCCAAAACCCTATAGCATCGTATAGCTCCTAGTAATGATTTCCATATGTGGATTTTGATCTTTGCGGGCAGCCTCAACTTCCATATGGTTCTCCAAATAGGGTTATTACCTGAGGAATGATTTGTATTCGTCCTCCTCAACTTTCGCCCATGTTGGTTATCCCATTCTTGGTGGTATGCCGATCTCACAGAGAACATACCTCGCTTGTCAGGGTGCCAGGAAACAAAGTCATCCATCATCCCCACCGCAAGGGGGATATTTAAAATGCGTTGTGCATCAATTGGCCAAAAAATATCCGTGATGAGCTCCTCGTCCCATGATCTCCTGTCCACATCTATAAGTTCATAAACTTTAGTTAGCACAATATTACTCCGCGGAGTCATAGGTTTTTTGTTGGGG
This genomic stretch from Hordeum vulgare subsp. vulgare chromosome 6H, MorexV3_pseudomolecules_assembly, whole genome shotgun sequence harbors:
- the LOC123402945 gene encoding ervatamin-B-like → MSGNTIMFSSSRCSSLGLYVLLATSCLLLAGCSSESLLTSDVLPSEQSDIDTDNHQDLMMDRFHVWMTVHNRSYSTAGEKARRFEVYRSNMRFIEAVNAEAATSGLTYELGEGPFTDLTNEEFMELYTGQILEDDQSEDGDDDEQIITTHAGSIDGLGTHKGATVYANFSASAPRSIDWRKRGVVTPVKNQKQCGSCWAFPTVATIEGIHKIKRGTLVSLSEQQLIDCDYLDNGCKGGLVTRAFQWIKKNGGITSTSSYKYKAVRGRCLRNRKPAAKIVGFRKVKSNSEVSLMNAVANQPVAVSISSHSSHFHHYKGGIYNGPCSTTKLNHAVTVVGYGQQQQNGADSVHASAPGAKYWIVKNSWGTTWGDKGYILMKRGTKHSSGQCGIATRPVFPLMKGGRSTD